A genomic region of Rhipicephalus sanguineus isolate Rsan-2018 chromosome 1, BIME_Rsan_1.4, whole genome shotgun sequence contains the following coding sequences:
- the LOC125756954 gene encoding uncharacterized protein LOC125756954 — MYNKEVLFSEMYPPKPPDQKLVRQPVPRAIIDSNCPLGIMLRQEQEIAENLAHLDKVLGRLGQPSNIFGAESTPVEEVSDDFLLKVVVTEEERNDIAKQTILQSGCPQWHCARALRISASSKAHRIKIRQADFESLAQQLVTPRSFKSAACAYGISMEPVARKEYESKTGRKVIQVGLVISTSQPWLCCSPDGLIDEEGIRLLEIKSPYRCESRPVVDRDINVDYLHFNGKNLQLRESHPYYTQVQISMYVVGASRCDFYVYSPKGSKCMEVRRDDSFLEEVVPELEWFFFRHYFPAALRQQSLC, encoded by the coding sequence ATGTACAACAAGGAAGTCTTGTTCTCCGAGATGTACCCTCCTAAACCCCCAGATCAGAAGCTGGTGAGGCAACCCGTGCCCAGAGCCATCATCGACTCAAACTGCCCTTTGGGCATCATGCTACGCCAAGAGCAAGAAATAGCCGAAAACCTGGCTCATTTGGACAAGGTGCTCGGACGGCTAGGACAGCCGAGCAATATATTTGGAGCAGAAAGCACCCCAGTCGAAGAAGTAAGCGATGACTTTCTTCTCAAGGTCGTGGTCACTGAGGAAGAACGCAATGACATCGCTAAGCAGACAATTCTGCAAAGTGGATGCCCGCAGTGGCATTGTGCGCGGGCTTTGAGAATTTCTGCCAGCTCCAAAGCTCACCGTATCAAGATACGTCAAGCGGACTTCGAGAGCTTGGCACAACAACTTGTTACGCCGCGATCTTTCAAAAGCGCTGCATGCGCATATGGAATATCAATGGAACCAGTTGCACGAAAAGAATACGAGTCCAAAACGGGCCGCAAGGTGATTCAAGTCGGACTTGTGATCAGCACTTCGCAGCCGTGGCTGTGCTGCAGTCCCGATGGCTTGATTGATGAAGAAGGAATCCGCTTGCTGGAGATCAAGTCCCCTTACAGGTGCGAGTCACGGCCTGTAGTTGACCGCGATATCAACGTCGACTATCTCCACTTCAATGGAAAAAACCTGCAACTACGAGAAAGTCACCCCTACTACACACAGGTTCAAATAAGCATGTATGTAGTAGGTGCGAGCAGATGCGACTTCTACGTGTACTCGCCAAAGGGGTCAAAATGTATGGAAGTAAGAAGGGACGATTCCTTTCTGGAAGAAGTCGTGCCAGAATTGGAGTGGTTTTTTTTTAGGCACTACTTCCCTGCTGCGCTGAGGCAGCAAAGTTTGTGTTAA